One Oscillospiraceae bacterium genomic window, ACTGCCGTGAAAAAGTCGAAGAGGTGCTCAGTGTTTATTCGAAACGGCTGGTAGACTGTGCCAAGACCATTCTTTCGTCAGGCGTGAAAGCGCCGCTCGCCTGGGTCGGACCGGAGCTTTTCACTCCGCCGCTGCTGTCTCCGAAAGACTTTGACGATTTTATTTTCAAATTCGACAAACCGATCTGTGATGTCGTACATGAAGCGGGAAGCCATGTCTGGGTACACTGCCACGGGAAAGTTGCGAAACTCGTGGAGCGGTATATCGAAATGGGTGTGGATATCTTGAATCCGCTGGAGCCGCCGAAAAACGGTGATATCAATATGAAAGAGATCGTCCGGAAATACGGGAACCGGATCGGCTGGGAAGGGAATATCGAAATGCAGGATCTCATCCAGTCCAAACCGGATCACCTGCGGGAACTGATCGACGAGTGCGTCGAAGCCGGGAACGAGAGCGGACGGTTTATCCTTTGCCCGTCGTCGGGATTTATGGAATACCCGAGGCCTTCCAAAGAGTATATCGAAAATTTGTTGATTTATTTAAATTACGGGTTCGAGCGCGTCGAAGCGTGCAGGAAATAGCAAAAAGCCGGTCGGTTGACCGGCTTTTATAGTACTCCCCGAATAAAGGCACCGGGGACCGGAGCGAATGCATATTAAAACATCTAACTGGGGGTATATATACGGGCGGCCATATGGGGCCGCCCCTTCGGTGCTCAGCGAAGTATTATTGCGTGCTGTACATGCCGTTTTGGGCCATATACTGGTAGATCTGCTCGCCGTGCTGCTGCTCTTCGCGCTGGATATGGTTCAGGGTATCGCGGATTTTGGTGTCATGGAATTCGAAGATGCCGGTGTTGTAGACCGAGGAGACGTGTTTTTCGGTTGAGAGCGCATCGGCGCAGACATAGCTGTCGCTTGCTTTGTTTTGATCGGTATTCGCCGTATTCTGATAGGTCGGCGTAAAAGTCAGTTTGGACTGGCTGCCGCTGCTGCTGCCGGTACCCGACGGTACCGTCGGAACGGTTCCGCCCATGATTTGCGTGACTGTATTCAGATGCTGCTGCTCGTGCTGGCCGATCGTTGTAAACAAATCCTTTAACTGCTGATCTTTTGCGTCACAGGAGTATTTGTTGTATTTCTCCACGCAGACGTGTTCCTGTTCTTTTAAATCCTTGAGAATACCGCTTTCTTTCTGGGTGAATTGCATGATGAATTACCGCCTTTCTTATCAATCGGGCATTAGCCCGTTTTTCGGTAGTATGGCGGTTTTTGGCGGTTTTATTCGGTTTACCGACATATAACGACGGAATTATTCCCGGTTTGTCGCTGATAGGGTAAAGTGATTTTTGTAAAAATCGAGCGCGCCTTCGTCGCGCAGTTTCGAAAGCTCCGCGGACATGGCGCTGCGGTCGACCGAGAGATAATCCGCGAGTTCCTGCCGGTTCATCGGGATATCGAACGAGGCATTTTTGGCTTTTTTGGCCTCAGCGGAGAGAAAGGCGAGCAGTTTTTCGCGGGTGGTGCGCTTGGAAGTGAACTCCATCTTTTGATTGAGCAGGATGTTTTTATTGGCCAAAATGCGCAGCATGTTTAAAATCAACCGGTGGTGAAAGGCACAGGAATTGCCGCAGGTGGTGATGAGCTTTTTGAAATCGACGAACATAATTTCGCTGTCAACGGCACTGACGACGCTGACCGGCAGCGTTTTGGCATCGGAGCAGACAAAGGTCTCGGCGAACAAATCGCCCGGCTCAAATACCGAGACGATGTTTTTGTTGCCGTAAAAATCCTCCTTGATCACTTGCACCTGACCCGACAGTACGATGCCGACGGCTTGAACCTGATCGCCTTCCGAAAAGATGAACTGCTTTTTTTCAAAGGTCTGCACTTTGGCGGCAAGACACGAGAGCAGCGAATTCAATTCCGTTTGACTGATGTTTTGAAATAAATCAATTGTTTTTAAAACCGATAAAAAATTTTTCATAAAAGCTCAATTCCGTTGGAAATCCAACCGATTGTTTGATTTTAATATAGTAGAATCGGATCATAAAGTCAAGGGACTTGGAACGGAGGAATTTTTATGAAAAGACAGATGATCAAGATAGACGAAGAAAAATGCAGCGGCTGCGGACTGTGCGCAAGCGCCTGCCGCGAGGGCGCGATCGGCATGGTGAACGGAAAAGCCAANNNNNNNNNNNNNNNNNNNNNNNNNNNNNNNNNNNNNNNNNNNNNNNNNNNNNNNNNNNNNNNNNNNNNNNNNNNNNNNNNNNNNNNNNNNNNNNNNNNNTGTGCGCAAGCGCCTGCCGCGAGGGCGCGATCGGCATGGTGAACGGAAAAGCCAAGCTGCTGCGTGAGGACTACTGCGACGGACTCGGAAATTGCCTGCCGGTCTGCCCGACCGGAGCGATCAGCTTCGAAGAGCGCGAGGCAACCGCTTTTAACAAAGCGGAGATGTTCAATGAAGCGGCGGCAAATGCCGCGAAAAAAGCGGAAGAATCCTGCGGCTGTCCGGAGACACAATCGAAAAGCATCAGGCATGAGAACGAGTCCTGCGCTTGCGGGGGTCATACGGAAGAGAAAGCGCCCGATGCACTACCCTGCGGCTGTCCGGGAACGCAATCGAAAACCATCAAACACAACGCGAGCGAACTGTGCGGCTGCGAGAGTGAAGCGTGTTCCTGCGGAAATGAGAACGCCCACGAGGGCGGTGCGAGAAACACCAGCAAGTTGTCGCAGTGGCCGGTACAGATCAAGTTGGTGCCGGTGAACGCGCCGTATTTTAACAACGCGAACTTATTGGTAGCTGCCGACTGCACGGCATATGCTTACGGCGATTTTCACAACCGGTTTATCAAGAACAAAATCACGCTGATCGGATGTCCGAAGCTCGATATGGGCGACTATGCCGACAAACTGACCGAAATCATCAAAAACAACAACATCAAGAGCGTCACGGTCGTGCGTATGGAAGTGCCCTGCTGCGGCGGAATTGAATACGCGGTCAAGACCGCGCTGCAAAACAGCGGGAAATTTATCCCATGGCAGGTTGTCACGATCGGGACCGACGGGGAAATTTTAGACGAGTAAAAAATCAGTATAAAAATTGACGAAACAGGAGAAATATGATATGTTAGAAAAGGTATACGAATTCTACACCGGAGCTGAAAAGAGCATCGAACGGGTGATTATGGACGAAAACGTCCATCTGATGCGTATGGTATTGCCGAAAGGCGACGCGCTGCCCGAGCACTGCACCAACGCCAACGTCTACATGATCGTGGCGAGGGGCACCCTCTCGATTTCACTTGAAGACGGCGAAAGAAACGAATATGCGGCGGGGCATGTGCTGAACATTCCCGAACACATCAAGATGAACGTGAAGAACTTTTATGACGAGACCTTGGAGTTATTTGTTGTAAAGGCGCCCGCACCGAAAAAATAAAATTAAAAACAGACGGAGGAACAAAAAATGTCGATGTTTTGTTATCAATGCCAGGAGACAGCCGGGGGAAAGGGCTGCACGATGCGCGGGGTCTGCGGAAAGACCGAGGAGGTCGCAAAACTGCAGGATCTGTTGATCTACACACTCAAGGGTATTGCTCAAATTGTTGTCAAAGCTAAAATCGACGTCGGGTCAATCGGTGAGGTCAACGGCGAAGTGCTGAACAGTTTGTTTATGACCATCACGAACGCCAACTTTGACGACGGCGCAATCGAGAAACAGATTGTAAAAATGCTCAAAGTCCGGGATGAACTGGTGAAAAAGCATCTTGTTCCGGGCCTGCACGACGCGGCGGTGTTCGGGGTGAAGACAAGGGAAGAGATGCTCGCAAAAGCCGCCGAAGTCGGCGTGCTTTCCACCGATAACGAAGACATGCGCTCGCTGCGCGGGATGGTCACCTACGGGCTTAAAGGTATGGCGGCTTATGCCGAACATGCGGCCAACCTCGGTAAGACAAGCAATGAAATCACGTCTTTTATTTTTGAAGCGCTTGCGGCGACGTTGAATGACGACCTGACCGCCGACGAACTGGTCGCGCTGACGCTGAAAACCGGCGAATACGGTGTCAAAGTCATGGCGCTGCTCGACGAGGCCAACACGGCGCGGTTCGGTAATCCCGAGATCACCGAAGTCGACATCGGCGTACGCCAAAATCCGGCGATTTTGATCTCAGGACACGACCTGAACGATCTGGAGCAATTATTGGAACAGACCGCCGGGACCGGCGTGGACGTCTACACCCACAGCGAGATGCTGCCCGCGCATTATTATCCCGCGTTTAAAAAGTATCCGCACTTTGCGGGCAACTACGGCAACGCGTGGTGGAAGCAGACGACCGAATTCGAGACTTTTAAGGGGCCGATTTTGTTCACAACCAACTGCATCGTGCCGCCGAGAAGCGAAGAAGTCCGCAGCCGGATTTTCACAACCGGTTCTGCGGGATTCCCCGGATGCAGGCATATTGTCGCCGGCGAAAACGGCAAAAAGGACTTTTCCGAGATCATCGAGCTGGCGAAGACTCTGCCCGTGCCTATAGAGATCGAGAGCGGAAGAATCGTGGGCGGATTTGCGCACAACCAGGTGTTGGCGCTGGCCGACAAGGTTGTCGCTGCGGTCAAATCAGGCGCAGTCAAGAAGTTTTTCGTGATGGCGGGCTGCGACGGCAGAATGAAATCTCGCGAATATTATACCGAATTCGCCGAAAAACTGCCCAAGGATACGATTATTCTGACGGCAGGGTGTGCAAAATACCGCTATAACAAGCTCGGGCTCGGGGACATCGGCGGGATTCCGCGCGTGCTCGACGCAGGGCAGTGCAACGACTCGTATTCGCTGGCGGTGATTGCGCTCAAGCTCAAAGAGGTCTTCGGGCTTGACGATATCAACAAGCTGCCGATCGTGTTCAACATCGCCTGGTATGAGCAAAAAGCCGTCATCGTGCTGCTTGCGCTGTTGTATCTCGGGGTGAAGAACATCCATCTCGGACCGACGCTGCCGGGGTTTTTATCGCCGAATGTCGCAAAAGTCCTCGTTGAAAAGTTCGGGATTGCGGGCGTCGGAAGCGCAGACGAGGATATCGCGTTGTTTTTGAATGCATAAGTTGAGGAGGTATAAATTATTATGAAAGCGACCATTGACAGAGGGGGCTGCATCTCGTGTGGATTGTGCGTCGAGACCTGCCCGAAAGTGTTTCGAATGGCAAAGGACGACCTTGCCGAAGTCTATACGGACCCGGTACCCAAAGAAGAGGAAAAGAGCGCAGTTGAGGCGCAGGAGAACTGCCCGGTTTCCGTGATCAAAGTAGAATAAAATTGTGTAGGGGGGCGCCTCAACGCCCCGATAATCAAATGCAATAAAAACGGCATCGAGGGAGATAATCCCTCGGTGTCGTTTTTTGTTGAAAGCAGTCGAACGGTATGATATATTAAAAGCAGAAACCGATGAGAGCGGAAGGATGGACAATTTGATGAAAATCGCAGTGGTGCACGGACAGACGCACAAGGGCGTTACATACGGGATGACAAGCACGTTTTTAAGGAATCTGATGGGGACGGAGGATGAACTCACCGAGTTCTTTTTGCCTAAAGACGGGCCGGATTTTTGTTACGGCTGCTACAACTGCTTTTTGAAAAGCGAGGAAAAATGTCCTTCGGCGAACAAGGTGCAGCCGATTGCAAAAGCGCTTGAACAGGCCGATGTGATCGTGCTGGACACCCCCGATTATGTCATGGAGATGAGCGGGGCAATGAAAAACCTGATGGACCATCTGGCTTATCGTTGGTTTTCGCACCGGCCGCACGGCGCGATGTTTTTAAAAGTCGGCGTGACGATCTGCAGTTCGGCAGGCGCTCCGACGGCCAATGTGACGAAGTCCATGGCGAGGCAGCTGAAATGGATCGGCGTGCCGAAAGTCTATCGGTTCGGATTGGCGTGTCAAACAGCTCCCGGCGAAAAGCCGAGACCAGAAAAACAGGCGCAGATTGATCGAAAAGCCGAAAAGCTCGCAAAAGCCGTCCGCAGGCGCGCCGAACATCCACACACCGGTCTGCGCATTAGATTTATGTTTTGGTTATTTAAAGGGATGCAAACCGACGATAAAACCGCGTGGAATCCGGTTGACCGTGACTGGTGGATCAGACAGGGGTGGACAAAGAAAACGAAACCCTGGAAGAATAGCTGAATATTATCGTCAGTAATCATAAGACATATATGATCATATGCCAGAATGTATAACGGTAATGAATTAAAACAAAACGTATATTTTAGCAATATGTAAATAAAGACATGCTGCCTTTTATTTTATTAAGATTTGAATGATAGTTCCTTTTTATGCTGCAAATGAATGCCGATATGGCCGACGCCGAAAAGAACGGCCGAAATCATCAGCCAGATCACCTTGCCATAGACGCCGAGCAGGAAAAAGGCTGCGACCGGCAGGATAGCTCCGGCAACTGGGATGCCGATAAAATCACTGTAAAATGCAGCCATCGTCTTCGGACCGGTGAAATAGCGAATCCACCAGCATTCGTAGAGCAGTAAAACGATAAAAGCGGTGATGAGCCACCAAGTCCAATTTTTCCAACCGTGGAAATTGAAATCGGAGAAGATCAGAACGAGTATAAAAGTCGAGGCCTGCCCGACCCGTTCAAAGATCAGCAGGATTTTGTTCTCTTTGGGTTCCTCGAAATCTTTTGGGAGATTTTTTGACCAAATCAGGTTCGGGATAAACATCATCAGCAAAAAGATCAGGCCCAAATACGAAAACCCGAAATGACCCATAACTATTCCTCCCAACAATTAACGATGTGATCTATTTTAGTGTCAGCCGATACGATCAAATATCTTATAGCACAGGTAAGTTAAATAAGGGGACGGACATTTTTTCTGACCAAAATCCCATGCCCTGTATTTTAAATAGATGGATTCCGGCGTAAAAAATCCTTCGCCGTCTTGTTTGCTTTTAATGAGGTCTATCATTTCTGAAAAACGCTTATCTCTGTGGGCAAACGGATATTTGCTGACCGCATCCGCTACGCTGATCAGGTCATACCAACAGGAGGGCGCTTTGAGTTTGCGGAAGTCGGTGCCCATGTAAAACAAATAAGGATGCTGTGTCATGCTGTTTTCCCATAAATCAAGCAGGACATTTACGGCGCTCGTTGCAATGTCCGAAGATCGGTATGACGGGATTTCAGCCAGCAAATTCGCCATGAGGAGAGTGGCATAGGGGCAGCAGTCCTCCTTTTTGCCCGGTCCCCGAAATCTGCCGAGTTCCGAAGATACGCAACACAGGAAGCCGTTATCGCGGCATAATGAAGCTAAATACTCCGTACCGGTTCGGATTTGCTCATAATCAATACCGGCTTTTATCAGAATCGTGAATAAAATGGGCGCGTCGCAAAGACACCAGGAGAATGCATCTTCTCCGGTACCCCCGAAATGCCGCGGGATATTGACGACCGATTGGCAGACGCCGTGTTCGTCTCTGTTTTTCAGGATAGCCCGGATGGCGATTTCGATTTCGGGGACATCCGTATCCAGTCCGAGATCCAGCAAAAACAGGAGTTTATGCATCGGCAAGTCGGGGTTTTTGTGACTGAGGACTGGCATATTGTGAAATTCGCAAATGTCCTTCAAACAGGATTTGATTTTTTCGTCCCTCAGGACGTTTTTGCGAAGGTCTTTCAGTTTTTCTTTGGGTCCATGCAGCAGATTCAGATGAATGGCATATTTAAGCCAATCCTCGCTGCGATCCAACAATGCCTGATAATTCATTTCTGTCGACCTCCCGAAAACGACTTCCTGCTTTTTTATGAGCGTAAATTGCGGAGTTTAAAAATTTCTTTATGAAATATATTCCATCAACCATTTTACCACGCCGTCTTGATTGTTGGAAGCGATCACGGCGGTGGCTTTTTCTTTTAACTCGGGCGCGGCGTTCTCGACGGCGTAGCACTCGTCGGAGATTTCGAACATCGCAAGATCGTTTTCAGCGTCGCCGAACGAGACAATTCTGTCACAGCCGAGATGCTGTTTCAGCCACAGCGCGGCGTTGGCTTTAGAGGCGCTCACCGGTAAAATTTCCAGCCATCGAGCACCCGAATAGATGTCCCTTGCAAAGACGCAGTAAAACCGGGGGTCAGTTTTAAGCAGGTCGTAAACCGGGGCAAGCTCATCTTCTTCCTCGATACAGCTGAAATAAAACAAGTCGCCCTCATACGCTTGCTCGGGTCGATCGACATCGCGCCTGCGGAGATCGCCTTTGCGGTGGTTGAGAAAATGCTGCTTGCCGGCGTTCAGCCGTTCGGAAAAGAAAGAAAATTTTTCAATGCCGCCGATATGGGCATAAACAAGCGGGTAGATTTGAACTCCTGTTAATACAGATTGTATATAATGCGCTTCGGATTGCGAAAAGTAATTGGATAGCAATATCTGACCGGTCGCGTGGTTGACGACAAATGCACCGTTGTAGGTGATGACCGGGAAATCGCAATTGAGCCCGGCGGTGACTTTTTGCGCTGTGTATAAAGAGCGGGCGGTCGCATAGGAAAAAATAAGACCCGCACCGATCAGCTCATTGAGAGTTTTTGCCGTAAAATCGGACAGCTTCGCTTCGCTGTTCAATAGGGTGCCGTCCAAATCGGAGAGATAGAGTGTCTTCATAATTTATTTGAATGCCAGAGTCGCCCAAAAGGTCGGGACGCCGCGGTCGCGCAGAAGGCCGCTGCTGTTATAATCTTCGAACAAATCGCGAAGGGTGAATCCGGCTTTTAATTGCCCGCGAATCTGCTCCTCGAGCGTGTGCGAAAACTGGACGCCGCTGTCGTCTTTTTCAAGCGACGCCATCAGCGCCGGGTCTTTGAGCGGGTTGAACGGCAGATAGTGTTTGATCTCGTGCTCGTCGTCACCGTCGAACAGGTAGTTGAAGCCGTTGTCCAGCCCCGCCATCAGAATGCCGCCCTTTTTAAGAATGCGAAAACATTCGTTCCAGACCGGCTGAACCTGCTCGATATAACAATTCGAGACCGGGTGGAAAATGAGGTCAAAGCTCTCGTCGGGAAACGGCAGGGGTTTAGTCATATCGGCGCGGATGGTGTTGATGGTGTAGCCCTCACGCGCAGCGACCATGAGTTCGCTGGCAATTTGCTTTTCGGAATAGTCCAGCACCG contains:
- a CDS encoding uroporphyrinogen decarboxylase family protein — its product is MKLTSHERIMRIFQNKEIDRPAIKLWAFEPGMKLTNPAYHPVCEAAQKTDLFLTIGNNMDIYCGKYVNELITREYRETDQPIWIDHHITFHTPKGDLKGVMRFSTIGEPSYTTEYMIKEPEDMDKLLSMPYVQGDYDPEPFFEKQAQVGDRGIVMSGLDHAGYALQRITGSVNLALFSVDCREKVEEVLSVYSKRLVDCAKTILSSGVKAPLAWVGPELFTPPLLSPKDFDDFIFKFDKPICDVVHEAGSHVWVHCHGKVAKLVERYIEMGVDILNPLEPPKNGDINMKEIVRKYGNRIGWEGNIEMQDLIQSKPDHLRELIDECVEAGNESGRFILCPSSGFMEYPRPSKEYIENLLIYLNYGFERVEACRK
- a CDS encoding spore coat protein; its protein translation is MQFTQKESGILKDLKEQEHVCVEKYNKYSCDAKDQQLKDLFTTIGQHEQQHLNTVTQIMGGTVPTVPSGTGSSSGSQSKLTFTPTYQNTANTDQNKASDSYVCADALSTEKHVSSVYNTGIFEFHDTKIRDTLNHIQREEQQHGEQIYQYMAQNGMYSTQ
- a CDS encoding Crp/Fnr family transcriptional regulator — protein: MKNFLSVLKTIDLFQNISQTELNSLLSCLAAKVQTFEKKQFIFSEGDQVQAVGIVLSGQVQVIKEDFYGNKNIVSVFEPGDLFAETFVCSDAKTLPVSVVSAVDSEIMFVDFKKLITTCGNSCAFHHRLILNMLRILANKNILLNQKMEFTSKRTTREKLLAFLSAEAKKAKNASFDIPMNRQELADYLSVDRSAMSAELSKLRDEGALDFYKNHFTLSATNRE
- a CDS encoding 4Fe-4S binding protein, with amino-acid sequence MKRQMIKIDEEKCSGCGLCASACREGAIGMVNGKA
- a CDS encoding 4Fe-4S binding protein, with the protein product CASACREGAIGMVNGKAKLLREDYCDGLGNCLPVCPTGAISFEEREATAFNKAEMFNEAAANAAKKAEESCGCPETQSKSIRHENESCACGGHTEEKAPDALPCGCPGTQSKTIKHNASELCGCESEACSCGNENAHEGGARNTSKLSQWPVQIKLVPVNAPYFNNANLLVAADCTAYAYGDFHNRFIKNKITLIGCPKLDMGDYADKLTEIIKNNNIKSVTVVRMEVPCCGGIEYAVKTALQNSGKFIPWQVVTIGTDGEILDE
- a CDS encoding cupin domain-containing protein, whose translation is MLEKVYEFYTGAEKSIERVIMDENVHLMRMVLPKGDALPEHCTNANVYMIVARGTLSISLEDGERNEYAAGHVLNIPEHIKMNVKNFYDETLELFVVKAPAPKK
- the hcp gene encoding hydroxylamine reductase, encoding MSMFCYQCQETAGGKGCTMRGVCGKTEEVAKLQDLLIYTLKGIAQIVVKAKIDVGSIGEVNGEVLNSLFMTITNANFDDGAIEKQIVKMLKVRDELVKKHLVPGLHDAAVFGVKTREEMLAKAAEVGVLSTDNEDMRSLRGMVTYGLKGMAAYAEHAANLGKTSNEITSFIFEALAATLNDDLTADELVALTLKTGEYGVKVMALLDEANTARFGNPEITEVDIGVRQNPAILISGHDLNDLEQLLEQTAGTGVDVYTHSEMLPAHYYPAFKKYPHFAGNYGNAWWKQTTEFETFKGPILFTTNCIVPPRSEEVRSRIFTTGSAGFPGCRHIVAGENGKKDFSEIIELAKTLPVPIEIESGRIVGGFAHNQVLALADKVVAAVKSGAVKKFFVMAGCDGRMKSREYYTEFAEKLPKDTIILTAGCAKYRYNKLGLGDIGGIPRVLDAGQCNDSYSLAVIALKLKEVFGLDDINKLPIVFNIAWYEQKAVIVLLALLYLGVKNIHLGPTLPGFLSPNVAKVLVEKFGIAGVGSADEDIALFLNA
- a CDS encoding ferredoxin produces the protein MKATIDRGGCISCGLCVETCPKVFRMAKDDLAEVYTDPVPKEEEKSAVEAQENCPVSVIKVE
- a CDS encoding NAD(P)H-dependent oxidoreductase; the protein is MDNLMKIAVVHGQTHKGVTYGMTSTFLRNLMGTEDELTEFFLPKDGPDFCYGCYNCFLKSEEKCPSANKVQPIAKALEQADVIVLDTPDYVMEMSGAMKNLMDHLAYRWFSHRPHGAMFLKVGVTICSSAGAPTANVTKSMARQLKWIGVPKVYRFGLACQTAPGEKPRPEKQAQIDRKAEKLAKAVRRRAEHPHTGLRIRFMFWLFKGMQTDDKTAWNPVDRDWWIRQGWTKKTKPWKNS
- a CDS encoding HAD family hydrolase encodes the protein MKTLYLSDLDGTLLNSEAKLSDFTAKTLNELIGAGLIFSYATARSLYTAQKVTAGLNCDFPVITYNGAFVVNHATGQILLSNYFSQSEAHYIQSVLTGVQIYPLVYAHIGGIEKFSFFSERLNAGKQHFLNHRKGDLRRRDVDRPEQAYEGDLFYFSCIEEEDELAPVYDLLKTDPRFYCVFARDIYSGARWLEILPVSASKANAALWLKQHLGCDRIVSFGDAENDLAMFEISDECYAVENAAPELKEKATAVIASNNQDGVVKWLMEYIS
- a CDS encoding class I SAM-dependent methyltransferase, whose product is MNYTDQNSKTIDRWIENGWEWGVPITHEQFIAAKNGDWQMVLTPTKPVPTDWFPDLSGKKVLGLASGGGQQMPIFAALGADCTVLDYSEKQIASELMVAAREGYTINTIRADMTKPLPFPDESFDLIFHPVSNCYIEQVQPVWNECFRILKKGGILMAGLDNGFNYLFDGDDEHEIKHYLPFNPLKDPALMASLEKDDSGVQFSHTLEEQIRGQLKAGFTLRDLFEDYNSSGLLRDRGVPTFWATLAFK